In a single window of the Raphanus sativus cultivar WK10039 chromosome 9, ASM80110v3, whole genome shotgun sequence genome:
- the LOC108827784 gene encoding uncharacterized protein LOC108827784 isoform X2 — protein MVETRSSSSASKRFCSSSSPEPSASSPRPSKRSKAAAAAAAEPAGSSSASEVPIENQGPGSDPGSESGEPELRSSDPQGVDAAEKPVVLTDVPLREASPEETDANPEVDVLATPTVAEEVVGDGEKSKAGKKRAKAPWAKLLSQYPQNPHRIMRGPVFTVGRRGCDLSIKDQSMPSTLCELKQAENGGPLVATLEITGNGVLVQVNGKCYQKGALVHLRGGDEVIFNISGRHAYIFQPLKDENQAAPDRASSQILFEARGGRVHSETRAGESSAVDGASILASLSKYRNLHLRPPIAKSAKRQQNPEVPQEPPSCNDCTSDTDMNDADSNNDHAAIASVEKTAASTSYTADENLNADGTGLDPFQEADGGNPPASGYEIRPILRLLGESSSLDMRGISKLLDERREVRELLREFDISSTISTRRQAFKDSLRGGVLIAENIDVSLDNFPYFLSATTKDVLIASMYVHMKGGSKFAKYASDLPTTSPRILLSGPAGSEIYQEMLAKGLAKNFGAKLMIVDSLLLPGGSPTKEAESSKEGSRRERLSMLAKRAVQAAQALQHKKPTSSVDADITGGSALSSQALPKQEVSTATSKSYTFKAGDRVKFLGPSSSAISSLQGPPLRGPTIGFQGKVVLAFEDNALSKIGIRFDRPVPDGNDLGGLCEEDHGFFCSASSLRLDGSSGDDADKLAVNEIFEVALSEAEGGSLILFLKDIEKSLVGNSDVYATLKSKLENLPENIVVIASQTQLDARKEKSHPGGFLFTKFGGNQTALLDLAFPDNFSKLHDRSKETPKSLKQITRLFPNKVAIQLPQDEALLSDWKEKLDRDTELLKVQANITSILGVLAKNRLDCPDLGTLCIKDQTLLPESAEKVVGWAFSHHLMNCSEPIMKDNKLLISAESITYGLQMLHGVQNENKSLKKSLKDVVTENEFEKKLLSDVIPPSDIGVSFDDIGALENVKDTLKELVMLPLQRPELFDKGQLTKPTKGILLFGPPGTGKTMLAKAVATEAGANFINISMSSITSKWFGEGEKYVKAVFSLASKIAPSVIFVDEVDSMLGRRENPGEHEAMRKMKNEFMINWDGLRTKDRERVLVLAATNRPFDLDEAVIRRLPRRLMVNLPDATNRAKILSVILAKEEIGPDVDLEAIANMTDGYSGSDLKNLCVTAAHLPIREILEKEKKEKTAAEVENRPTPPLYSCTDIRPLTMTDFKAAHEQVCASVSTDSSNMNELQQWNELYGEGGSRKKTSLSYFM, from the exons ATGGTTGAGACGAGAAGCAGCTCCTCCGCTTCAAAGCGTTTCTGTTCCTCCTCATCCCCTGAACCGTCGGCGTCGTCTCCACGCCCTTCGAAGCGATCTAAG GCGGCGGCTGCGGCGGCGGCGGAACCGGCGGGGTCTTCGTCGGCGAGCGAGGTTCCGATCGAGAACCAAGGACCGGGTTCGGATCCTGGATCGGAATCTGGGGAGCCGGAGCTGAGATCCTCTGATCCGCAAGGTGTGGATGCTGCGGAGAAGCCTGTTGTTCTCACTGATGTGCCTTTGAGAGAGGCCTCTCCTGAAGAAACTGATGCTAACCCTGAAGTCGATGTCTTGGCCACACCTACAGTTGCAG AGGAAGTGGTGGGGGATGGTGAGAAGTCGAAGGCGGGGAAGAAACGTGCTAAGGCTCCTTGGGCGAAGCTGCTTTCCCAGTATCCTCAG AACCCTCACCGTATCATGAGGGGACCTGTGTTCACGGTTGGACGTCGGGGATGTGATTTATCTATCAAAGACCAGTCTATGCCCAGCACCCTTTGTGAACTGAAGCAGGCTGAG AATGGTGGTCCATTGGTTGCAACTTTGGAGATAACTGGGAATGGAGTTCTTGTTCAGGTGAATGGAAAGTGTTACCAGAAAGGTGCTCTCGTTCACCTCCGGGGTGGGGACGAAGTGATCTTCAACATTTCTGGGAGACATGCTTAT ATATTTCAACCTCTTAAAGATGAAAATCAAGCCGCTCCTGACAGAGCTTCTTCACAGATTTTATTTGAAGCTCGAGGTGGCCGGGTTCATTCTGAGACAAGAGCAGGAGAGTCCTCAGCTGTTGATGGGGCCTCTATATTGGCATCTCTATCAAAGTACCGCAACTTACATCTTCGACCACCAATTGCTAAATCTGCCAAAAGGCAGCAAAATCCAGAGGTTCCGCAGGAGCCTCCGAGCTGCAATGATTGCACCTCAGATACTGACATGAATGATGCTGATAGTAACAATGATCATGCTGCTATTGCTTCAGTGGAGAAAACTGCTGCTTCAACCTCTTACACTGCCGATGAGAATCTTAATGCCGATGGCACTGGACTGGATCCTTTTCAAGAAGCCGATGGTGGAAACCCTCCGGCTTCTGGTTATGAAATCAGACCTATCTTACGCCTTCTTGGGGAATCCTCTTCATTGGATATGAGGGGCATCTCCAAATTGCTGGATGAACGAAGGGAAGTGAGAGAACTCCTTAGAGAATTTGACATTTCATCTACCATATCGACTAGGCGTCAAGCGTTTAAGGATAGTCTGCGAGGAGGAGTGCTAATTGCTGAAAACATAGATGTTTCTTTGGATAACTTCCCTTATTTTCTAAG TGCTACGACGAAGGATGTTCTGATAGCATCGATGTATGTCCATATGAAGGGTGGAAGTAAGTTCGCAAAGTATGCATCAGACTTGCCTACAACGAGTCCCCGTATCTTGCTGTCTGGACCAGCAG GCTCTGAGATATATCAGGAAATGTTGGCAAAAGGGCTTGCGAAAAATTTTGGGGCCAAGTTGATGATCGTTGACTCTCTTTTGTTGCCTGGG GGATCTCCAACCAAGGAAGCTGAATCTTCTAAAGAAGGTTCTAGGCGTGAAAGGCTCTCTATGCTTGCTAAACGAGCTGTTCAGGCTGCTCAAGCACTGCAGCATAAGAAACCAACTTCAAGTGTTGACGCTGACATAACAGGTGGATCAGCATTGAGTTCTCAAGCTTTGCCAAAGCAAGAAGTGTCAACTGCAACTTCTAAGAGTTACACGTTTAAAGCAG GTGACCGAGTCAAGTTTCTAGGTCCTTCATCATCTGCAATCTCGTCTCTTCAAGGCCCACCACTTAG GGGACCAACCATTGGTTTCCAGGGAAAAGTAGTCCTTGCATTTGAAGACAACGCTTTATCAAAAATTGGGATTAGATTCGATAGGCCTGTGCCGGATGGCAATGATCTTGGTGGCCTCTGCGAAGAAGACCATGGTTTTTTCTGTTCTG CTAGCTCACTTCGGTTAGATGGTTCTTCTGGTGATGATGCTGATAAACTCGCCGTTAATGAAATCTTCGAG GTCGCACTTAGTGAGGCTGAAGGAGGGTCATTGATACTGTTCCTTAAAGATATTGAGAAATCTCTGGTGGGGAATAGTGACGTATATGCAACCTTGAAGAGCAAGCTCGAGAATTTACCGGAAAATATTGTTGTCATAGCCTCACAAACCCAGTTGGACGCTCGAAAAGAGAAA TCCCATCCTGGAGGTTTCTTGTTTACTAAGTTTGGCGGCAACCAGACGGCTCTACTAGATCTTGCATTTCCG GATAATTTTAGTAAACTGCACGATAGGAGCAAAGAAACACCTAAATCGTTGAAACAAATAACTCGTCTATTTCCTAACAAAGTCGCCATCCAGTTACCTCAG GACGAAGCTTTACTGTCGGACTGGAAGGAGAAACTGGACCGTGATACAGAGCTTTTGAAGGTTCAGGCTAATATAACCAGCATCCTTGGA GTCCTCGCCAAAAACCGTCTGGACTGCCCTGACCTTGGAACCTTGTGCATCAAAGATCAAACCCTTCTTCCTGAAA GTGCTGAGAAAGTGGTTGGCTGGGCTTTTAGCCACCATCTTATGAACTGTTCAGAACCTATAATGAAAGATAACAAGCTTCTTATCTCAGCAGAAAG CATTACATATGGCCTGCAGATGTTACATGGTGTTCAGAACGAAAACAAGAGTCTAAAGAAATCCCTCAAg GATGTTGTTACTGAGAACGAGTTTGAGAAAAAACTCTTATCAGATGTCATTCCCCCTAGCGACATAGGTGTTTCGTTTGATGATATTGGAGCTCTAGAGAATGTGAAAGACACATTGAAAGAGTTGGTGATGCTTCCTCTTCAAAGACCCGAATTATTTGACAAAGGCCAGCTTACCAAG CCTACAAAAGGTATTCTGTTGTTTGGACCTCCTGGTACCGGAAAGACGATGCTGGCAAAGGCAGTAGCAACTGAAGCTGGCGCAAACTTCATTAATATCTCAATGTCTAGTATCACTTCAAAG TGGTTTGGTGAGGGAGAGAAGTATGTTAAAGCTGTCTTCTCTTTAGCAAGCAAAATCGCTCCAAGTGTCATTTTTGTTGATGAG GTGGATAGCATGTTGGGAAGACGTGAAAATCCAGGGGAACATGAAGCTATGCGTAAGATGAAGAATGAATTCATGATAAACTGGGACGGTTTACGAACAAAGGATAGAGAACGAGTTCTGGTACTTGCTGCTACCAACAGACCATTTGACCTCGACGAAGCAGTTATTAGACGGCTTCCCCGGAG ATTGATGGTTAATCTTCCAGATGCTACAAACAGAGCAAAGATCCTGAGCGTTATTCTAGCTAAAGAAGAAATAGGACCAGACGTTGATTTAGAAGCGATTGCAAATATGACAGATGGGTACTCAGGAAGTGACTTAAAG AATCTTTGTGTAACTGCGGCTCATCTTCCAATTCGAGAAATActagagaaagaaaagaag GAAAAAACGGCAGCTGAGGTTGAAAACCGTCCAACGCCTCCATTGTATAGCTGCACAGACATTCGTCCACTGACAATGACTGATTTCAAGGCTGCCCATGAACAG GTATGTGCGAGTGTGTCTACAGACTCATCAAACATGAACGAGCTTCAGCAATGGAACGAGCTGTATGGAGAAGGAGGATCAAGGAAGAAGACTTCCTTGAGCTACTTCATGTAG
- the LOC108825027 gene encoding protein VACUOLELESS GAMETOPHYTES-like: protein MESDGVSLPLIHKHPMMPFNDLRRGDCCRLFKSESDGYYCELCDIFVHKKCGDLPGYINHPSHPNHTLRLQEKPGHTCALCEGRIWNLCYSCEMCDFVVDLHCAKYPPPDVIANLETHPHKLTLVKEETCRFKCCAKCGKYGDGFTYKCDECDVAFHVECAWHPAPLDHPTEVNHSYHSLHPLKLHTGSPPDYSDRMCRLCGRWIQEELFYHCSSCNFTLDMRCVLNPPPKSLVDLKAHDHQLTLLPRLDSFTCNACGLKGVRSPYACFICGFMIHQDCLSLPRVININRHDHRVSRASVLGDGAMNSVCGVCLLRMLIQLYTDAILSM, encoded by the coding sequence ATGGAATCTGATGGAGTGTCGTTACCATTGATTCACAAGCATCCTATGATGCCTTTCAATGATCTGAGGAGAGGTGATTGTTGTCGACTCTTTAAATCTGAGAGTGATGGCTACTACTGCGAACTCTGTGATATTTTCGTGCACAAGAAATGTGGCGACCTCCCTGGATATATCAACCACCCATCTCACCCCAATCACACTCTACGGCTTCAAGAAAAACCAGGTCACACATGTGCTTTATGTGAAGGAAGAATCTGGAATCTATGCTATAGTTGTGAGATGTGTGACTTTGTTGTGGATCTACACTGTGCTAAGTACCCACCACCAGATGTTATTGCCAATTTAGAGACGCATCCCCACAAGCTCACACTTGTTAAGGAAGAAACCTGCAGGTTCAAATGTTGTGCTAAATGCGGGAAGTATGGTGATGGATTTACTTACAAATGCGATGAGTGTGATGTAGCCTTCCATGTGGAATGTGCATGGCACCCAGCACCACTAGATCACCCAACAGAGGTAAACCACTCTTACCACTCCTTGCATCCTCTTAAGCTCCACACGGGTTCACCACCGGACTATTCTGATAGAATGTGTCGTCTTTGCGGAAGATGGATTCAAGAagaattattttatcattgCTCATCTTGTAACTTCACTTTGGATATGCGTTGTGTTCTGAACCCGCCACCAAAATCTCTTGTGGATTTGAAAGCTCATGATCACCAACTCACCCTTCTTCCACGACTCGATTCTTTCACATGTAATGCTTGCGGCCTCAAAGGAGTTCGAAGCCCTTACGCATGCTTTATCTGTGGTTTCATGATCCATCAAGATTGTCTTTCCCTTCCACGTGTCATTAACATAAATCGCCATGATCACCGTGTTTCTCGTGCTTCTGTTCTTGGTGACGGTGCTATGAATTCTGTGTGCGGAGTGTGTCTGTTACGTATGCTCATACAGCTGTACACGGATGCTATCTTATCCATGTGA
- the LOC108824253 gene encoding uncharacterized protein P8A3.02c encodes MDDEEEEAHLKAAFGDSSDDEHLADRETSVVVGDSTAAVWERVEKINGLWLCRNFLSLHHQSDLLSAILNEGWFVEESINQAMRFGDLPSWATELSELILESVESVDLPVLPADLLWREPLFNQLIVNLYQPGEGICAHVDLLRFEDGIAIVSLESPCVMRFSPAEKGEGDGVDVLLIPGSLILMSGEARYYWKHEINRKQIGFQVWEGEEIDQKRRISITLRKLCPS; translated from the exons ATggacgacgaagaagaagaggcgCACTTGAAAGCGGCGTTTGGCGATTCGTCAGACGATGAACACCTCGCAGATCGCGAAACCTCCGTGGTCGTCGGAGATTCGACGGCGGCGGTATGGGAGAGAGTGGAGAAGATCAATGGTTTATGGCTCTGTAgaaactttctctctcttcatCATCAGTCTGATTTGCTCTCCGCCATTCTAAACG AAGGTTGGTTCGTTGAAGAATCTATCAACCAG GCGATGAGGTTTGGTGATCTACCTTCATGGGCAACAGAACTATCTGAGCTCATACTGGAGTCTGTGGAGTCTGTTGATCTTCCAGTGTTGCCTGCTGATTTGCTGTGGAGAGAACCTCTGTTCAACCAGCTCATTGTCAATTTATACCAACCAGGTGAG GGGATTTGTGCACATGTTGATCTGCTGCGTTTTGAAGATGGAATTGCCATTGTCTCTCTGGAGTCACCTTGCGTGATGCGGTTCAGTCCCGCAGAAAAGGGAGAAGGTGACGGTGTCGATGTTTTGTTGATCCCAGGATCTCTCATTCTAATGTCTGGAGAAGCTAGGTATTATTGGAAACACGAGATTAACCGGAAGCAGATTGGGTTTCAGGTATGGGAAGGAGAAGAAATTGATCAGAAACGAAGAATCTCTATCACCTTGAGAAAACTATGTCCATCTTAG
- the LOC108827784 gene encoding uncharacterized protein LOC108827784 isoform X1: MVETRSSSSASKRFCSSSSPEPSASSPRPSKRSKVKIDAASTAIESAAAAAAAEPAGSSSASEVPIENQGPGSDPGSESGEPELRSSDPQGVDAAEKPVVLTDVPLREASPEETDANPEVDVLATPTVAEEVVGDGEKSKAGKKRAKAPWAKLLSQYPQNPHRIMRGPVFTVGRRGCDLSIKDQSMPSTLCELKQAENGGPLVATLEITGNGVLVQVNGKCYQKGALVHLRGGDEVIFNISGRHAYIFQPLKDENQAAPDRASSQILFEARGGRVHSETRAGESSAVDGASILASLSKYRNLHLRPPIAKSAKRQQNPEVPQEPPSCNDCTSDTDMNDADSNNDHAAIASVEKTAASTSYTADENLNADGTGLDPFQEADGGNPPASGYEIRPILRLLGESSSLDMRGISKLLDERREVRELLREFDISSTISTRRQAFKDSLRGGVLIAENIDVSLDNFPYFLSATTKDVLIASMYVHMKGGSKFAKYASDLPTTSPRILLSGPAGSEIYQEMLAKGLAKNFGAKLMIVDSLLLPGGSPTKEAESSKEGSRRERLSMLAKRAVQAAQALQHKKPTSSVDADITGGSALSSQALPKQEVSTATSKSYTFKAGDRVKFLGPSSSAISSLQGPPLRGPTIGFQGKVVLAFEDNALSKIGIRFDRPVPDGNDLGGLCEEDHGFFCSASSLRLDGSSGDDADKLAVNEIFEVALSEAEGGSLILFLKDIEKSLVGNSDVYATLKSKLENLPENIVVIASQTQLDARKEKSHPGGFLFTKFGGNQTALLDLAFPDNFSKLHDRSKETPKSLKQITRLFPNKVAIQLPQDEALLSDWKEKLDRDTELLKVQANITSILGVLAKNRLDCPDLGTLCIKDQTLLPESAEKVVGWAFSHHLMNCSEPIMKDNKLLISAESITYGLQMLHGVQNENKSLKKSLKDVVTENEFEKKLLSDVIPPSDIGVSFDDIGALENVKDTLKELVMLPLQRPELFDKGQLTKPTKGILLFGPPGTGKTMLAKAVATEAGANFINISMSSITSKWFGEGEKYVKAVFSLASKIAPSVIFVDEVDSMLGRRENPGEHEAMRKMKNEFMINWDGLRTKDRERVLVLAATNRPFDLDEAVIRRLPRRLMVNLPDATNRAKILSVILAKEEIGPDVDLEAIANMTDGYSGSDLKNLCVTAAHLPIREILEKEKKEKTAAEVENRPTPPLYSCTDIRPLTMTDFKAAHEQVCASVSTDSSNMNELQQWNELYGEGGSRKKTSLSYFM, translated from the exons ATGGTTGAGACGAGAAGCAGCTCCTCCGCTTCAAAGCGTTTCTGTTCCTCCTCATCCCCTGAACCGTCGGCGTCGTCTCCACGCCCTTCGAAGCGATCTAAGGTCAAGATCGATGCCGCCTCTACTGCTATTGAATCC GCGGCGGCTGCGGCGGCGGCGGAACCGGCGGGGTCTTCGTCGGCGAGCGAGGTTCCGATCGAGAACCAAGGACCGGGTTCGGATCCTGGATCGGAATCTGGGGAGCCGGAGCTGAGATCCTCTGATCCGCAAGGTGTGGATGCTGCGGAGAAGCCTGTTGTTCTCACTGATGTGCCTTTGAGAGAGGCCTCTCCTGAAGAAACTGATGCTAACCCTGAAGTCGATGTCTTGGCCACACCTACAGTTGCAG AGGAAGTGGTGGGGGATGGTGAGAAGTCGAAGGCGGGGAAGAAACGTGCTAAGGCTCCTTGGGCGAAGCTGCTTTCCCAGTATCCTCAG AACCCTCACCGTATCATGAGGGGACCTGTGTTCACGGTTGGACGTCGGGGATGTGATTTATCTATCAAAGACCAGTCTATGCCCAGCACCCTTTGTGAACTGAAGCAGGCTGAG AATGGTGGTCCATTGGTTGCAACTTTGGAGATAACTGGGAATGGAGTTCTTGTTCAGGTGAATGGAAAGTGTTACCAGAAAGGTGCTCTCGTTCACCTCCGGGGTGGGGACGAAGTGATCTTCAACATTTCTGGGAGACATGCTTAT ATATTTCAACCTCTTAAAGATGAAAATCAAGCCGCTCCTGACAGAGCTTCTTCACAGATTTTATTTGAAGCTCGAGGTGGCCGGGTTCATTCTGAGACAAGAGCAGGAGAGTCCTCAGCTGTTGATGGGGCCTCTATATTGGCATCTCTATCAAAGTACCGCAACTTACATCTTCGACCACCAATTGCTAAATCTGCCAAAAGGCAGCAAAATCCAGAGGTTCCGCAGGAGCCTCCGAGCTGCAATGATTGCACCTCAGATACTGACATGAATGATGCTGATAGTAACAATGATCATGCTGCTATTGCTTCAGTGGAGAAAACTGCTGCTTCAACCTCTTACACTGCCGATGAGAATCTTAATGCCGATGGCACTGGACTGGATCCTTTTCAAGAAGCCGATGGTGGAAACCCTCCGGCTTCTGGTTATGAAATCAGACCTATCTTACGCCTTCTTGGGGAATCCTCTTCATTGGATATGAGGGGCATCTCCAAATTGCTGGATGAACGAAGGGAAGTGAGAGAACTCCTTAGAGAATTTGACATTTCATCTACCATATCGACTAGGCGTCAAGCGTTTAAGGATAGTCTGCGAGGAGGAGTGCTAATTGCTGAAAACATAGATGTTTCTTTGGATAACTTCCCTTATTTTCTAAG TGCTACGACGAAGGATGTTCTGATAGCATCGATGTATGTCCATATGAAGGGTGGAAGTAAGTTCGCAAAGTATGCATCAGACTTGCCTACAACGAGTCCCCGTATCTTGCTGTCTGGACCAGCAG GCTCTGAGATATATCAGGAAATGTTGGCAAAAGGGCTTGCGAAAAATTTTGGGGCCAAGTTGATGATCGTTGACTCTCTTTTGTTGCCTGGG GGATCTCCAACCAAGGAAGCTGAATCTTCTAAAGAAGGTTCTAGGCGTGAAAGGCTCTCTATGCTTGCTAAACGAGCTGTTCAGGCTGCTCAAGCACTGCAGCATAAGAAACCAACTTCAAGTGTTGACGCTGACATAACAGGTGGATCAGCATTGAGTTCTCAAGCTTTGCCAAAGCAAGAAGTGTCAACTGCAACTTCTAAGAGTTACACGTTTAAAGCAG GTGACCGAGTCAAGTTTCTAGGTCCTTCATCATCTGCAATCTCGTCTCTTCAAGGCCCACCACTTAG GGGACCAACCATTGGTTTCCAGGGAAAAGTAGTCCTTGCATTTGAAGACAACGCTTTATCAAAAATTGGGATTAGATTCGATAGGCCTGTGCCGGATGGCAATGATCTTGGTGGCCTCTGCGAAGAAGACCATGGTTTTTTCTGTTCTG CTAGCTCACTTCGGTTAGATGGTTCTTCTGGTGATGATGCTGATAAACTCGCCGTTAATGAAATCTTCGAG GTCGCACTTAGTGAGGCTGAAGGAGGGTCATTGATACTGTTCCTTAAAGATATTGAGAAATCTCTGGTGGGGAATAGTGACGTATATGCAACCTTGAAGAGCAAGCTCGAGAATTTACCGGAAAATATTGTTGTCATAGCCTCACAAACCCAGTTGGACGCTCGAAAAGAGAAA TCCCATCCTGGAGGTTTCTTGTTTACTAAGTTTGGCGGCAACCAGACGGCTCTACTAGATCTTGCATTTCCG GATAATTTTAGTAAACTGCACGATAGGAGCAAAGAAACACCTAAATCGTTGAAACAAATAACTCGTCTATTTCCTAACAAAGTCGCCATCCAGTTACCTCAG GACGAAGCTTTACTGTCGGACTGGAAGGAGAAACTGGACCGTGATACAGAGCTTTTGAAGGTTCAGGCTAATATAACCAGCATCCTTGGA GTCCTCGCCAAAAACCGTCTGGACTGCCCTGACCTTGGAACCTTGTGCATCAAAGATCAAACCCTTCTTCCTGAAA GTGCTGAGAAAGTGGTTGGCTGGGCTTTTAGCCACCATCTTATGAACTGTTCAGAACCTATAATGAAAGATAACAAGCTTCTTATCTCAGCAGAAAG CATTACATATGGCCTGCAGATGTTACATGGTGTTCAGAACGAAAACAAGAGTCTAAAGAAATCCCTCAAg GATGTTGTTACTGAGAACGAGTTTGAGAAAAAACTCTTATCAGATGTCATTCCCCCTAGCGACATAGGTGTTTCGTTTGATGATATTGGAGCTCTAGAGAATGTGAAAGACACATTGAAAGAGTTGGTGATGCTTCCTCTTCAAAGACCCGAATTATTTGACAAAGGCCAGCTTACCAAG CCTACAAAAGGTATTCTGTTGTTTGGACCTCCTGGTACCGGAAAGACGATGCTGGCAAAGGCAGTAGCAACTGAAGCTGGCGCAAACTTCATTAATATCTCAATGTCTAGTATCACTTCAAAG TGGTTTGGTGAGGGAGAGAAGTATGTTAAAGCTGTCTTCTCTTTAGCAAGCAAAATCGCTCCAAGTGTCATTTTTGTTGATGAG GTGGATAGCATGTTGGGAAGACGTGAAAATCCAGGGGAACATGAAGCTATGCGTAAGATGAAGAATGAATTCATGATAAACTGGGACGGTTTACGAACAAAGGATAGAGAACGAGTTCTGGTACTTGCTGCTACCAACAGACCATTTGACCTCGACGAAGCAGTTATTAGACGGCTTCCCCGGAG ATTGATGGTTAATCTTCCAGATGCTACAAACAGAGCAAAGATCCTGAGCGTTATTCTAGCTAAAGAAGAAATAGGACCAGACGTTGATTTAGAAGCGATTGCAAATATGACAGATGGGTACTCAGGAAGTGACTTAAAG AATCTTTGTGTAACTGCGGCTCATCTTCCAATTCGAGAAATActagagaaagaaaagaag GAAAAAACGGCAGCTGAGGTTGAAAACCGTCCAACGCCTCCATTGTATAGCTGCACAGACATTCGTCCACTGACAATGACTGATTTCAAGGCTGCCCATGAACAG GTATGTGCGAGTGTGTCTACAGACTCATCAAACATGAACGAGCTTCAGCAATGGAACGAGCTGTATGGAGAAGGAGGATCAAGGAAGAAGACTTCCTTGAGCTACTTCATGTAG